In a single window of the Terriglobus roseus genome:
- the rplO gene encoding 50S ribosomal protein L15, with product MALNLSNLGAPKGANSNKKRVGRGMGSGMGKTSTRGHDGQRSRSGSRMMRGFEGGQMPLHRRLPKRGFTNIFRVEYQVLSLDTIELVASTRNVTEFTLESIRANGLLKKKRALVKVLANGEIKTAVTVYAHKFSAAAKTAIENAGGKAIVLGEAVESEAAAA from the coding sequence ATGGCACTCAATCTTTCCAACCTTGGTGCACCCAAGGGAGCAAACAGCAACAAGAAGCGCGTCGGCCGCGGTATGGGTTCGGGCATGGGTAAGACGTCGACGCGAGGCCACGACGGTCAGCGTTCGCGTTCCGGTTCGCGCATGATGCGCGGTTTTGAAGGCGGCCAGATGCCGCTGCACCGCCGTCTCCCCAAGCGCGGATTCACCAACATCTTCCGCGTTGAATACCAGGTCCTCTCGCTGGACACGATCGAGCTCGTTGCCTCGACCCGCAACGTGACCGAGTTCACGCTGGAGTCGATCCGTGCAAACGGTCTGCTCAAGAAGAAGCGCGCACTTGTGAAGGTACTGGCAAACGGTGAGATCAAGACCGCTGTAACCGTGTACGCCCACAAGTTCTCGGCTGCCGCCAAGACCGCCATTGAGAATGCCGGCGGCAAGGCAATCGTCCTCGGCGAAGCAGTTGAGTCGGAAGCGGCTGCAGCGTAA
- the secY gene encoding preprotein translocase subunit SecY: MFDKIANIFRIPELRTRVLFTLGLLAIYRLGGHIPTPGINAELLAQYFAQNAGSSLGLVDLFTGGSLRRLTIFALGIMPYITASIIFQLLTVIYEPLAKLQKEGEVGRRKITQWTRYVTVLLAIVQSFAIALTLTKSQTGAPMVTMGPGKFIALCVLTLTTGTAFIMWLGEQITERGIGNGMSLLIFTGIVAGLPNGINDLYEKARDGAWGGFTPLAIAILIAAMVGVVYFIVFVERSERRIPVQYAKRIVGRKMMGGQSTHLPLKVNSGGVMPVIFASSILSAPLLFANTQFVQNHTFLRVIADGLKPGEPWYQLLSMAAIIFFAYFYISIVFRPDDIADNLRKYGGFIPGIRPGRRTSDFINDILTRITLVGALYLIVIQLIPQMLISGIHLNHLWLVGSVFDRLPSWITNGLGVNFYFGGTSLLIVVGVAMDTVQQVESQLIMRHYDGFTPKSGRTRGRRSW, encoded by the coding sequence ATGTTCGACAAGATTGCCAACATCTTCCGCATCCCCGAGCTGCGCACGCGTGTGCTGTTTACGCTGGGCCTGCTTGCCATCTACCGCCTGGGCGGACACATCCCCACACCTGGCATCAATGCCGAGCTGCTGGCGCAGTACTTTGCCCAGAATGCCGGTTCATCGCTGGGACTGGTGGATCTGTTCACCGGTGGATCGCTGCGCCGCCTGACCATCTTCGCGCTGGGCATCATGCCGTACATCACGGCATCGATCATCTTCCAGCTGTTGACGGTGATCTATGAGCCGCTGGCAAAGCTGCAGAAGGAAGGCGAAGTCGGCCGCCGCAAGATTACGCAATGGACCCGCTATGTCACGGTGCTGCTGGCCATTGTGCAGTCGTTCGCGATTGCGCTGACGCTGACCAAGTCGCAGACGGGCGCGCCCATGGTCACCATGGGGCCCGGCAAGTTCATCGCGCTCTGCGTGCTGACCCTGACGACCGGCACCGCGTTCATTATGTGGCTGGGTGAGCAGATTACCGAGCGTGGCATCGGCAACGGTATGTCCCTGTTGATCTTTACGGGCATCGTGGCTGGTTTGCCGAACGGTATCAACGACCTCTACGAGAAGGCGCGTGACGGTGCATGGGGTGGCTTCACACCGCTGGCCATTGCGATCCTGATCGCGGCCATGGTGGGCGTCGTCTACTTCATCGTCTTCGTCGAGCGGTCTGAGCGGCGTATTCCGGTGCAGTACGCGAAGCGTATCGTGGGCCGCAAGATGATGGGTGGCCAGTCAACGCACCTGCCGCTGAAGGTGAACTCCGGTGGCGTCATGCCGGTCATCTTCGCCAGTTCGATCCTGTCAGCTCCGCTGCTGTTTGCGAACACGCAATTTGTGCAGAACCACACCTTCCTGCGCGTCATTGCCGACGGCCTGAAGCCGGGTGAACCCTGGTACCAGTTGCTGTCGATGGCTGCGATCATCTTCTTCGCATACTTCTACATTTCGATCGTCTTCCGTCCGGATGACATTGCGGATAACCTGCGCAAGTACGGCGGCTTCATCCCCGGTATTCGCCCGGGCCGTCGCACCAGCGACTTCATCAATGACATTCTGACGCGCATCACGCTGGTCGGTGCTCTGTACTTGATCGTCATCCAGTTGATCCCGCAGATGTTGATCTCTGGTATCCACCTGAACCACCTGTGGCTTGTCGGATCGGTCTTCGATCGTCTCCCGAGCTGGATTACCAACGGTCTGGGCGTCAACTTCTACTTCGGTGGCACGTCGTTGCTGATCGTGGTGGGTGTGGCGATGGATACGGTGCAGCAGGTGGAATCGCAGCTGATCATGCGCCATTACGACGGCTTCACGCCCAAGAGCGGACGCACACGCGGCCGGCGGAGCTGGTAA
- the rpmJ gene encoding 50S ribosomal protein L36 — translation MKVRASVKKICDKCQIVHRKGVVRVICEVAKHKQRQG, via the coding sequence ATGAAGGTACGCGCGAGCGTCAAGAAGATTTGCGATAAGTGCCAGATCGTTCACCGTAAGGGTGTTGTTCGGGTCATTTGTGAAGTCGCAAAGCACAAGCAGCGCCAGGGTTAA
- the rplR gene encoding 50S ribosomal protein L18, which produces MITAPQRNVIRKRVHARVRAKVSGTAERPRLNVFRSLNHIYAQLIDDASATTLASASTVTKKGEDKKSGGNIEAAASVGKLIAERAKEKGVTKVVFDRGGYLYHGRIKALADAAREGGLEF; this is translated from the coding sequence ATGATCACAGCACCCCAGCGCAATGTAATCCGTAAGCGGGTTCACGCGCGCGTCCGCGCCAAGGTATCCGGCACTGCGGAGCGTCCGCGCCTCAACGTCTTCCGTTCGCTCAACCACATCTACGCGCAGCTCATCGACGATGCTTCGGCAACGACGCTGGCTTCGGCTTCGACCGTCACCAAAAAGGGTGAGGACAAGAAGTCCGGCGGCAACATCGAAGCAGCCGCTTCGGTTGGCAAGCTGATCGCCGAGCGCGCAAAGGAAAAGGGCGTTACCAAGGTCGTATTCGACCGTGGTGGCTACCTGTATCACGGCCGCATCAAGGCTCTGGCCGATGCTGCTCGTGAAGGTGGACTCGAGTTCTAA
- the rpsE gene encoding 30S ribosomal protein S5, with the protein MAIRKKIDAGKLNLKDQVVAINRVTKVVKGGKNMSFAALVVIGDADMGIVGYGSGKAKEVPQAIRKGIEAAKKNLYKINLTETSIPHLVLGRYGSGQVLLKPAPEGTGVIAGGAVRAVMTSAGVQNVLTKSLGTANPHNVIKATFDALIQLRDKAQVAALRGKDVSEL; encoded by the coding sequence ATGGCGATTCGCAAGAAGATTGATGCAGGCAAGCTGAACTTGAAGGATCAGGTCGTCGCGATCAACCGCGTGACCAAGGTCGTCAAGGGCGGTAAGAATATGTCGTTCGCAGCGCTGGTTGTTATCGGCGATGCCGACATGGGTATTGTTGGCTACGGCAGCGGCAAGGCGAAGGAAGTGCCCCAGGCAATCCGGAAGGGCATTGAAGCGGCGAAGAAGAATCTGTACAAGATCAACCTGACAGAGACCTCTATCCCCCACCTCGTTCTGGGCCGTTACGGCTCGGGCCAGGTTCTGCTGAAGCCGGCACCGGAAGGTACCGGAGTCATTGCAGGCGGCGCGGTTCGTGCAGTCATGACGTCGGCTGGTGTGCAGAACGTGCTCACGAAGTCGCTTGGCACTGCCAACCCGCACAACGTGATCAAGGCGACGTTTGACGCACTGATCCAGCTGCGTGACAAGGCCCAGGTTGCCGCTCTGCGTGGCAAGGATGTTTCGGAACTGTAA
- a CDS encoding adenylate kinase family protein: protein MTELKLNQNPVPADGFIPGPVLLLGAPGVGKGTQAQILMDHWGIPQISTGDIIRENIKQGTAVGREFQDLVAQGIFVPDDLVNRMVQGRLSKPDVARGYILDGYPRTLGQAEWLDEQLDGPGFPGADGEMTPAGRLPVIAVSIEVRYDELLRRITGRRTGSVSKRIYNIYTHPPLVEGLDDVDGTPLVQRPDDTEEVFAERMKQFAELTAPVIEHYRGLGRFEVVDGEQSVEAVTASIAAALKRLRHSVA, encoded by the coding sequence GTGACTGAACTGAAGCTGAATCAAAACCCGGTCCCGGCGGATGGTTTCATCCCCGGGCCGGTTCTACTTCTGGGAGCACCGGGCGTCGGCAAGGGTACGCAGGCGCAGATCCTGATGGATCACTGGGGCATCCCGCAGATCTCCACCGGCGATATCATCCGGGAGAACATCAAGCAGGGAACCGCGGTTGGCCGTGAGTTCCAGGACTTGGTAGCACAGGGCATCTTTGTGCCGGACGACCTGGTGAACCGCATGGTGCAGGGACGTCTCTCCAAGCCGGATGTGGCTCGCGGATACATTCTCGATGGCTATCCACGGACATTGGGCCAGGCGGAATGGCTGGATGAACAACTCGATGGGCCCGGGTTTCCAGGCGCCGACGGCGAGATGACGCCAGCGGGCCGTCTCCCGGTGATTGCAGTAAGTATCGAAGTTCGGTATGATGAGTTGTTGCGTCGCATCACGGGGCGGCGCACGGGGTCCGTCTCCAAGAGGATCTACAACATTTACACGCATCCGCCGCTCGTTGAGGGCCTGGACGATGTAGATGGAACGCCGCTGGTGCAGCGGCCCGACGACACCGAAGAGGTTTTTGCGGAGCGAATGAAGCAATTCGCTGAGCTGACCGCACCGGTCATCGAGCACTACCGTGGCCTCGGCAGGTTTGAGGTTGTTGATGGTGAGCAGTCCGTCGAAGCTGTGACGGCAAGTATCGCTGCGGCGCTGAAGCGTCTGCGGCACAGTGTTGCGTAA
- the map gene encoding type I methionyl aminopeptidase, which translates to MAIAIKTPQEIEKMRASGAILRKVHQAVEQAVKPGATTMDMERVAEATIKELGAKPAFKGYNDYPACLCTSVNNEVIHGIPSAKRVLQEGDIVSVDCGVILDGYYSDAAMTYAVGQISAETRKLLEVTEASLRQAIEAVQVGNTLGDVGAAVQEMCEAEGFGVVRDFVGHGIGKSMHEDPQVPNYGKRGKGTKLKAGMVLAIEPMINAGSADVKVLKDGWTAVTVDGSMSAHFEHTVAVTKDGPLVLTR; encoded by the coding sequence ATGGCAATTGCGATCAAGACACCGCAGGAAATTGAAAAGATGCGCGCCAGCGGCGCCATCCTGCGAAAGGTTCACCAGGCGGTCGAGCAGGCTGTGAAGCCCGGCGCGACCACCATGGATATGGAACGCGTTGCCGAAGCGACGATCAAGGAACTTGGCGCGAAGCCTGCGTTCAAGGGATACAACGACTACCCGGCGTGCCTGTGCACCTCGGTGAACAACGAAGTGATCCACGGTATCCCCTCGGCCAAGCGTGTTCTGCAGGAGGGCGACATTGTGTCGGTTGACTGCGGTGTGATTCTGGATGGGTATTACTCGGACGCCGCGATGACGTATGCCGTAGGACAGATCAGCGCGGAGACTCGCAAGTTGCTCGAGGTAACCGAGGCAAGCCTGCGACAGGCGATCGAAGCTGTCCAGGTTGGTAACACGCTCGGCGATGTGGGAGCTGCGGTGCAGGAGATGTGCGAAGCCGAAGGCTTCGGCGTGGTCCGCGACTTCGTGGGGCACGGTATTGGCAAGAGCATGCACGAAGACCCGCAGGTGCCGAACTACGGCAAGCGGGGCAAGGGTACGAAGCTGAAGGCAGGCATGGTATTGGCGATTGAGCCGATGATCAACGCCGGCAGTGCCGATGTGAAGGTTTTGAAGGACGGCTGGACTGCAGTGACGGTGGATGGCAGCATGAGCGCCCACTTCGAACACACGGTCGCCGTAACCAAGGATGGTCCGCTGGTTCTGACGCGGTAA
- the rpsM gene encoding 30S ribosomal protein S13 — MARIAGVDVPNNKQARIGLTYIYGIGETRALRILGKAEIDPLRKIQTLDEDELNKIRSVIDQEGGIEGDLRKEIGLNIKRLIEIQSYRGLRHRRSLPVRGQRTHTNARTRKGPRKGTVAGKKKATK, encoded by the coding sequence ATGGCACGTATTGCTGGCGTCGATGTGCCCAACAACAAGCAGGCACGCATCGGCCTCACCTATATCTACGGCATCGGCGAAACCCGCGCACTGCGAATCCTTGGCAAGGCGGAGATTGATCCGCTGCGCAAGATCCAGACGCTGGACGAAGACGAGCTGAACAAGATCCGTTCTGTCATCGACCAGGAAGGCGGCATTGAAGGCGATCTCCGCAAGGAAATCGGCCTGAACATCAAGCGCCTGATCGAAATCCAGAGCTACCGCGGCCTGCGTCATCGCCGCAGCCTGCCCGTCCGCGGACAGCGCACCCACACCAACGCCCGCACGCGCAAAGGTCCCCGTAAGGGCACGGTTGCCGGAAAGAAGAAGGCGACCAAGTAA
- the rpmD gene encoding 50S ribosomal protein L30, which yields MAEATGKIKIQYFRSKIATPVKHKLVVKGLGFTRLNQIVEREDTPSIRGMIAAIPHLVRVVE from the coding sequence ATGGCAGAAGCAACGGGCAAGATCAAGATCCAGTACTTCCGCTCGAAGATCGCAACGCCGGTTAAGCACAAGCTCGTCGTCAAGGGCCTGGGTTTCACCCGGTTGAACCAGATTGTGGAGCGCGAGGACACCCCCTCGATCCGCGGCATGATCGCGGCGATCCCGCACCTGGTTCGCGTCGTAGAGTAG
- the infA gene encoding translation initiation factor IF-1 — protein sequence MPKEDAIEVMAVVVETLPNAMFKVELENKHQVLAHVSGRMRKNFIRILPGDRVAIELSPYDLNRGRIVYRYK from the coding sequence TTGCCGAAGGAAGATGCAATTGAAGTAATGGCAGTGGTCGTAGAGACCCTGCCGAATGCGATGTTCAAGGTGGAGCTGGAGAACAAGCACCAGGTGCTGGCCCACGTCTCCGGCCGCATGCGCAAGAACTTCATCCGCATCCTTCCCGGTGATCGCGTTGCCATTGAGTTGAGCCCGTACGATTTGAACCGCGGGCGCATTGTGTACCGCTACAAGTAA